A window of Leptolyngbya sp. FACHB-261 genomic DNA:
AGATGATTTCCCCCTCCAACCTTGAGGTGGACATCAACATCGAAAAGGAAAATGAGTACATCGGCATGTGCCGCCGCGAAATTCTCGATGGCTTTCTGCGTGACCGGGCTGCTAAGTTGGGTGCCCAGATTATCAACGGTGTAGTCTACAAGCTCAACATCCGCGATAACGGCAACAAGCCCTACGTCCTGGACTACACCGACCTATCAGAGGGTGGCCCTGAAGGGGTGCAAAAGAGCCTTGAAGTCGACATGGTAATCGGGGCAGACGGCGCTAATTCCCGCATTGCTAAAGACATTGAAGCTGGGGACTACAACTACGCAATCGCCTTCCAGGAGCGCATCCGCATCCCGGACGACAAAATGAAGTTCTACGAAGACCGAGCGGAAATGTACTTAGGCGACGACGTTTCGCCCGACTTTTACGCCTGGGTATTCCCCAAGTACGACCACGTCGCCGTGGGCACTGGCACGATGAGGCCCAACAAAGCTCGCATCAAAGACCTACAGGCCGGGATCCGCGCTCGGGCTGCTGAGAAGTTACGGGGCGGCAAGATTATCAAAGTTGAAGCACACCCAATCCCCGAACACCCTCGTCCGGTGCGGGTACGGGGTCGTGTTGCACTCGTAGGCGATGCAGCAGGCACCGTGACCAAGTCCTCCGGTGAGGGCATCTACTTTGCTGCCAAGTCAGGGCGCATGTGCGCAGAAGCCATTGTGGAGTTTTCCGAAGGAGGCCAGCGCGTTCCCACTGAGGCTAACCTCAAGGTCTATTTGCAGCGTTGGGACAAGAAGTATGGCCTGACCTACAAGGTGTTGGACATCTTGCAAACGGTCTTCTACCGTTCGGACGCCACCCGTGAAGCCTTCGTAGAGATGTGTGCTGACCGCGATGTGCAAAAGATGACCTTTGACAGCTACCTCTACAAAACTGTGGTACCTGCGAATCCACTAGTGCAGTTAAAGGTAACTGCCAAGACACTAGGCTCCCTACTACGGGGCAGCGCTCTGGCTCCTTAGGCTCTGGCTTTCTAGCCTGAGTTGATTTCTGAACCAGCCCTTCTCCGAGGCGAGAGGGGCTTTTTTGATACAAAGCTTACTAAGACCCTCTGTACAATAGGTAGGTGGGGCTACCGGTCTTAGGCTTCCGTGCTTGATCGCCAAAATACCCACTATCCGCTACACCGCCAAGTTACCGATATCTTGAGAAGCTGGATTCAGGAACGACGTTTTGCCCCCGGCGACCGTCTACCCAGTGAATTCCAGCTCATCCGTGATTTTGGCGTGAGCCGGATTACGGTGCGCCGTGCCATTGGCAACCTGGTCCGTGAAGG
This region includes:
- the chlP gene encoding geranylgeranyl reductase; protein product: MTLRVAVVGSGPAGSSAAEILVKAGIETYLFERKLDNAKPCGGAIPLCMVEEFDLPPEIIDRRVRKMKMISPSNLEVDINIEKENEYIGMCRREILDGFLRDRAAKLGAQIINGVVYKLNIRDNGNKPYVLDYTDLSEGGPEGVQKSLEVDMVIGADGANSRIAKDIEAGDYNYAIAFQERIRIPDDKMKFYEDRAEMYLGDDVSPDFYAWVFPKYDHVAVGTGTMRPNKARIKDLQAGIRARAAEKLRGGKIIKVEAHPIPEHPRPVRVRGRVALVGDAAGTVTKSSGEGIYFAAKSGRMCAEAIVEFSEGGQRVPTEANLKVYLQRWDKKYGLTYKVLDILQTVFYRSDATREAFVEMCADRDVQKMTFDSYLYKTVVPANPLVQLKVTAKTLGSLLRGSALAP